The Neobacillus sp. OS1-2 genome includes a window with the following:
- a CDS encoding Nramp family divalent metal transporter, with protein MSQTNSLAVDKARATEDRTVSAARDAINGKVKGIRALLPFLGPAFIASIAYVDPGNFATNIQSGARFGYKMLWVIVLANLMALLLQNMSAKLGIATGKSLPEICRDHMPKWLTMIMWIVSELAAMATDLAEFLGATLALNLLAGIPMLFATIITGVVTYLILMLEKFGFRPLEKFIAAFAMLIGLCYLVETILSKPDFSQIAYHSVVPWLGNSESIMLAVGVIGATVMPHAIYLHSSLTQNRIVPRNDMEKIKIQKFSTKEILIAMTLAGFVNLAMMYMAASVFNTSGQSHIADLTTAYHTLTPLLGSAAASVFLISLLASGVSSSVVGTMAGQVIMQGFVGFTIPLWIRRLVTMLPTVIIVAIGVDPTQTLIISQVVLSAVLPFPIIALIYYTQKKDLMGVLTNKRITTVLSSLFAVIILGLNVWMVIQMIMG; from the coding sequence ATGAGCCAAACTAATTCACTTGCAGTTGACAAGGCTCGGGCAACGGAAGATCGGACAGTATCCGCCGCAAGAGATGCCATAAATGGAAAAGTAAAAGGAATTCGTGCATTATTGCCGTTTCTTGGTCCTGCCTTCATCGCATCTATTGCATATGTTGATCCGGGAAATTTTGCTACTAACATTCAAAGCGGTGCCCGCTTTGGTTATAAAATGCTTTGGGTAATTGTGTTAGCTAACTTAATGGCGCTTCTTTTACAGAACATGTCTGCCAAACTAGGAATCGCCACAGGGAAAAGCCTGCCTGAAATTTGCCGGGATCATATGCCGAAATGGCTTACCATGATCATGTGGATTGTTTCAGAGTTAGCAGCGATGGCAACAGACCTTGCCGAATTCTTAGGGGCAACACTCGCATTAAACTTACTTGCTGGCATTCCCATGTTGTTTGCTACCATTATTACAGGTGTCGTCACTTATTTGATTTTGATGTTAGAAAAATTTGGCTTCCGGCCGTTAGAAAAATTCATCGCTGCCTTTGCGATGCTAATCGGCCTTTGTTACTTAGTGGAAACAATCCTTTCCAAGCCAGACTTCTCACAAATTGCCTACCATAGTGTTGTACCATGGCTTGGTAACAGTGAAAGCATTATGCTCGCTGTCGGAGTAATCGGCGCAACTGTTATGCCGCATGCGATTTATTTGCACTCGAGCTTAACACAGAACCGGATTGTTCCTCGTAATGATATGGAAAAAATAAAAATTCAAAAGTTTAGTACAAAAGAAATCTTGATTGCGATGACACTTGCCGGCTTCGTCAATTTAGCGATGATGTATATGGCGGCATCGGTTTTCAATACATCCGGTCAAAGCCATATTGCCGACCTAACAACGGCGTACCATACCTTAACACCATTACTTGGTTCAGCTGCAGCCAGTGTATTCTTAATTTCTTTACTTGCTTCGGGTGTTTCAAGTTCTGTTGTCGGTACTATGGCTGGGCAAGTCATCATGCAGGGGTTCGTGGGATTCACCATTCCATTATGGATCCGCCGCTTGGTCACCATGCTTCCAACCGTGATTATCGTAGCCATCGGTGTCGATCCAACTCAAACATTAATTATTAGCCAAGTCGTGCTAAGTGCTGTATTACCATTTCCAATTATCGCCTTAATCTACTACACACAAAAGAAAGACCTCATGGGTGTGCTGACGAATAAACGAATTACAACCGTTCTTTCATCGTTGTTTGCAGTAATTATTCTCGGATTAAATGTTTGGATGGTTATTCAGATGATTATGGGGTAA
- a CDS encoding SMC family ATPase: MKPLKLTMQAFGPYAGREEIDFTSLGNRTMFVISGKTGAGKTTIFDAISYAIYGKASGEDRNGPELRSQFAANDLLTEVSLDFSLRNKVYSITRSPQQPKKKDKGDGFTQLGAKAELYMWNEEGEKTLLATKISDVEEKIKEIMLIDANQFRQILMIPQGEFRKLLTSDSKDKEVILQRLFHTQLYKMVEDKLKEEATVLKKSVEDQVQARNEAIRRIQAVTNGELLDYLEAGSVNDTVIMPLLQAEIVGLAEMLEQLNSDYSNRLQEQDRLKGQLFEAEAILKQLQTRDALKNQKGQLESQKDLFVEKELQVQNAQKAALLAQQEELCHRLKRDADKLMGEVQTIKERIENLDVLGRQHEDELQKEVKRENERQAVLEKVNQLLNIKEDVYSYHALVKETSVKATLLNAAKEKLQKAEGNLVQNDEIMKSLQLQKSEIEKGQLTYLENERQMERLQTELDRFEKYETFYVRHQTAVENLKAITDRYENTFAKFMDAKALVEDLEGKWLHGQATLLASRLQTGEACPVCGSEHHPSPAIRQDGSIPNEHDMKTAKELAAKWEKEKSADEAKLYQSQSTEKIQKEALAEMTAEIRAVRADFTKSNLSFVKAETIAAKNALKQIQADLDKKIKQLHQINQEWDKRESDKILLQNAIQQFSTDVTELTVQYTEKNTNLTRMMDVIPENLRSEAEYEKAFFTAKSQHEKLVKQLEDAQKNLQTVREKLSTESARLKDAEKHLADKQHELTHEREIFIKNLAVQGFEKYGMYAASKRSEEEIRSLEAEIRSYREELRSVSDRLKELTDLLAEVKTPDVEGLKTELAKLGIAIEEVNQKKNDLFVKKRDNEEIYNRVEQLNERMKLLEERYKLMGHLYEITKGQNNFRVTFERYVLAAFLDDILREANVRLRKMTSGRFQLLRKTDRSKGNAQSGLELLIFDQYTGQERHVRTLSGGESFKASLSLALGLADVVQNYAGGVSLETMFIDEGFGTLDPESLDQAIEALMDIQSSGRLVGIISHVPELKERIDVRLEVIAGQTGSRTEFMFTN; the protein is encoded by the coding sequence TTGAAACCATTGAAATTAACAATGCAGGCGTTTGGACCCTATGCTGGCAGGGAAGAGATTGACTTTACTTCATTAGGCAACCGCACGATGTTTGTCATTTCAGGAAAAACTGGAGCAGGCAAGACGACGATTTTTGATGCGATTAGTTATGCGATTTATGGTAAAGCAAGCGGTGAGGATCGTAATGGCCCAGAGCTCCGCAGTCAATTTGCTGCCAATGACTTGTTAACAGAGGTTTCACTAGATTTCTCCTTACGAAACAAGGTGTATTCAATTACTCGGTCCCCACAGCAACCGAAGAAGAAAGACAAGGGTGACGGCTTTACACAGCTTGGCGCAAAGGCCGAATTATATATGTGGAATGAGGAAGGCGAGAAAACCCTGCTGGCAACAAAGATTAGTGATGTAGAGGAAAAGATAAAGGAAATCATGTTAATTGACGCGAATCAGTTCCGGCAAATCTTAATGATTCCGCAAGGAGAATTCCGCAAGCTGTTGACCTCTGACAGTAAGGATAAAGAAGTGATTTTACAGCGGCTGTTCCATACCCAGCTCTATAAAATGGTTGAGGACAAGTTAAAGGAAGAAGCGACGGTACTGAAAAAATCGGTTGAAGACCAAGTCCAAGCTCGCAATGAAGCCATTCGCCGTATTCAGGCAGTAACGAATGGAGAGCTCCTTGATTACCTGGAAGCGGGCAGCGTTAATGACACCGTTATTATGCCGCTGTTACAAGCTGAAATTGTAGGTTTGGCTGAAATGCTTGAACAACTGAATTCCGATTATAGCAACAGGCTTCAGGAGCAGGACCGGTTAAAGGGGCAGTTATTCGAGGCAGAAGCAATCTTGAAACAGCTGCAAACAAGAGATGCATTAAAGAACCAAAAAGGGCAGCTTGAATCCCAAAAGGATTTATTTGTTGAAAAGGAGCTCCAGGTTCAGAATGCGCAAAAGGCTGCACTCCTTGCACAGCAGGAGGAGCTATGCCATCGCTTAAAACGAGATGCTGACAAACTGATGGGTGAAGTCCAAACGATTAAGGAAAGAATAGAAAACTTGGACGTGCTTGGTAGGCAGCATGAGGATGAGCTCCAAAAAGAGGTCAAACGTGAAAACGAGCGGCAGGCTGTCTTAGAAAAAGTGAATCAGTTGCTTAATATAAAAGAGGACGTATACTCGTATCATGCCTTAGTTAAGGAAACCTCGGTAAAAGCTACACTTTTAAACGCAGCTAAGGAAAAGTTGCAAAAGGCCGAAGGGAATCTGGTTCAAAATGATGAAATAATGAAATCCCTTCAGCTGCAAAAGTCCGAGATTGAAAAAGGGCAGCTAACTTATTTGGAGAATGAGCGGCAAATGGAAAGGCTGCAAACCGAGCTTGACCGCTTTGAAAAATATGAAACGTTCTATGTACGCCACCAGACAGCAGTGGAAAACCTTAAGGCAATTACTGATCGATATGAAAATACGTTCGCAAAATTCATGGATGCCAAGGCACTTGTGGAGGACTTGGAAGGTAAATGGCTTCATGGACAGGCCACCCTCTTAGCTTCAAGACTCCAAACTGGAGAGGCTTGTCCTGTATGCGGCTCTGAGCACCATCCTTCTCCGGCAATAAGGCAGGATGGGAGCATTCCAAATGAACATGACATGAAGACGGCAAAAGAGCTTGCTGCCAAATGGGAAAAGGAAAAGTCTGCAGATGAAGCAAAGCTTTATCAGAGCCAGTCCACAGAAAAGATTCAGAAGGAAGCCCTTGCCGAAATGACAGCAGAAATACGTGCAGTCCGAGCAGATTTTACCAAAAGCAATCTATCATTTGTGAAAGCTGAAACGATTGCAGCCAAAAACGCACTCAAACAGATTCAAGCCGATCTTGATAAGAAAATCAAACAACTTCATCAAATTAACCAAGAATGGGACAAAAGAGAATCTGATAAGATTCTGTTACAAAACGCAATCCAGCAATTTTCTACTGACGTGACAGAATTGACGGTGCAATACACGGAAAAGAACACGAATTTAACTAGAATGATGGATGTTATCCCTGAGAATTTGCGTTCGGAGGCGGAATACGAAAAGGCTTTTTTTACAGCAAAAAGTCAACATGAAAAATTGGTGAAGCAGTTAGAAGATGCACAGAAAAACTTACAGACAGTGAGAGAGAAGCTATCTACTGAATCCGCTCGATTGAAGGATGCTGAGAAACATTTAGCCGATAAACAACATGAACTTACTCATGAACGAGAAATCTTTATCAAAAATTTAGCTGTGCAAGGCTTTGAAAAATATGGCATGTATGCTGCTTCTAAGCGTTCAGAGGAAGAGATACGTAGCCTTGAGGCTGAAATTCGCAGTTATCGTGAAGAGCTGCGTTCGGTTTCGGATAGGTTGAAGGAATTAACGGATTTGTTAGCAGAGGTCAAAACTCCGGATGTTGAAGGATTAAAGACTGAGCTTGCGAAACTGGGAATAGCCATCGAAGAAGTAAACCAAAAGAAGAATGATCTTTTTGTTAAAAAGCGTGATAATGAAGAAATTTATAACCGAGTTGAGCAATTGAATGAACGTATGAAGCTTTTAGAGGAACGGTATAAATTAATGGGTCATCTCTATGAAATAACCAAAGGACAAAATAATTTCCGGGTCACGTTTGAACGGTATGTGCTTGCCGCTTTCTTAGATGATATATTGCGAGAAGCCAATGTCCGCTTGCGAAAGATGACTTCCGGACGTTTTCAATTGTTAAGAAAAACGGACCGATCAAAAGGAAATGCCCAAAGCGGCTTGGAATTGCTTATCTTTGACCAATATACTGGTCAGGAACGCCATGTGAGAACCTTATCGGGCGGCGAAAGCTTTAAGGCATCCCTTTCACTTGCATTAGGTCTAGCAGATGTGGTGCAAAACTATGCTGGCGGTGTCTCGTTGGAAACAATGTTTATCGATGAAGGGTTTGGCACGCTTGACCCTGAATCGCTAGACCAAGCGATTGAAGCTTTAATGGATATCCAGAGCAGCGGTCGTTTAGTCGGTATTATCTCACACGTCCCGGAATTAAAGGAAAGAATTGATGTCAGACTTGAAGTAATTGCAGGTCAGACAGGCAGCAGAACGGAATTTATGTTTACGAACTAA
- a CDS encoding histidine phosphatase family protein, with translation MTFEERKAKYPDHRYPNEEDELSLSKRVMAGLDKIKQEYRDQRVLLVIHGAVINSILAEISNGELDYRKTKIENACFNDIHFHENRWKIKTLNQVSHLSQYC, from the coding sequence TTGACTTTTGAGGAAAGGAAGGCGAAATATCCAGACCATCGGTATCCTAATGAAGAAGATGAGTTGTCCCTTTCGAAACGAGTTATGGCAGGTTTGGATAAAATAAAGCAAGAATACCGGGATCAAAGGGTGTTGCTGGTAATACATGGGGCAGTAATAAATTCGATTCTTGCTGAAATATCTAACGGTGAATTGGATTATCGGAAAACTAAGATAGAAAATGCGTGTTTCAATGATATTCACTTCCATGAAAACAGGTGGAAAATCAAAACACTTAATCAGGTTTCACACCTTTCGCAATACTGTTAG
- the selB gene encoding selenocysteine-specific translation elongation factor, with the protein MEKRYFTIGMAGHIDHGKTSLTKALTNVDTDRLKEEKERQISIELGFAPLYEDDEIQISVIDVPGHERFIRQMIAGVAGIDLVVLVVAADEGVMPQTREHLEILKFLGIKNGVIAITKIDRVDEEFIELVKDDILEELTATVFEDAPFVLVDSLSKKGISEIKDLIIKSLMEQEMRDAKGAFRLPIDQVFTVKGQGTVVRGTVYEGTVEEGQTLKIMPTGLEVRARQIQVHHKQAQKAFAGQRTAINLSNVSREDLERGDVLVSSEHFIVTKTVDVAIRVVEDLEHLVKQRMPIKLHIGTAEVMGRIVFFDRNEIKEENGEILCQLRLEEEILTKRGDRFILRRPSPQETIGGGWVIDPRGNKYRFGNQTVEELEKKKVGTPKERITAALVEGKSLPIHELIKRTALDEEVLKEQLTDAEFVLFNGKEYTLQSIINSIEEDVFDRLQEFHLAYSMKTGVNKAELLHILQKRFPKSLLDFVVENGITNRIFKRKEQFVSLKSFVPHVPKSWEKRTDNLLKELKKDGLMVRYLKDYFSSAGIPDNLEFDLKRFLEDQALIVQLDEQFAYVGDVFREAVDKLRSRTGTEFEVGDAKEILGLSRKYMIPFLERLDAQGLTKRVENKRVWQ; encoded by the coding sequence TTGGAAAAACGATATTTTACCATTGGGATGGCGGGGCATATTGACCATGGAAAAACGTCTTTAACAAAAGCGTTAACCAATGTTGATACGGACCGACTTAAAGAAGAGAAAGAACGACAAATTTCGATTGAACTCGGATTTGCTCCATTATATGAAGACGATGAAATCCAAATTTCTGTTATTGATGTTCCTGGACATGAACGGTTTATCAGGCAAATGATTGCCGGAGTTGCCGGAATTGATTTGGTGGTGCTGGTCGTTGCGGCAGATGAAGGTGTGATGCCACAGACAAGGGAACATCTGGAAATTCTAAAATTTTTAGGAATAAAGAATGGTGTAATTGCAATCACAAAAATTGACAGGGTAGACGAAGAGTTTATTGAACTGGTCAAGGATGATATTTTAGAAGAGCTAACCGCTACTGTTTTTGAGGACGCTCCATTTGTGCTCGTTGACAGCCTATCAAAAAAAGGAATTAGTGAGATAAAAGACCTAATTATCAAATCCTTAATGGAACAAGAAATGCGTGACGCAAAAGGGGCTTTCCGTCTGCCGATTGATCAAGTGTTCACGGTTAAAGGTCAAGGCACTGTCGTGCGTGGAACGGTTTATGAAGGGACCGTTGAAGAAGGACAAACATTGAAAATAATGCCGACCGGGCTGGAGGTAAGAGCCAGGCAGATACAAGTACACCATAAGCAAGCCCAAAAGGCGTTTGCAGGACAGAGGACCGCAATTAATCTTTCAAATGTATCAAGGGAAGATTTAGAACGGGGAGATGTCCTTGTTTCGTCCGAACATTTTATTGTGACGAAAACAGTAGATGTGGCAATTCGGGTAGTTGAGGATCTTGAACATCTGGTCAAGCAACGGATGCCAATTAAGCTTCATATTGGCACGGCGGAGGTAATGGGACGGATTGTATTCTTTGACCGTAATGAAATTAAAGAAGAAAATGGCGAGATTCTTTGTCAGTTGCGACTCGAGGAGGAAATACTGACGAAACGCGGCGATCGCTTCATTTTACGTAGACCAAGCCCTCAGGAAACAATTGGCGGCGGCTGGGTTATTGACCCACGTGGAAATAAGTATCGCTTCGGAAATCAGACTGTTGAAGAGCTTGAGAAGAAAAAGGTTGGTACACCAAAGGAACGAATAACGGCAGCATTAGTGGAAGGGAAAAGCCTTCCGATACATGAGTTAATCAAACGGACAGCACTTGATGAGGAAGTATTAAAGGAGCAATTGACAGATGCCGAATTTGTTTTATTTAATGGAAAAGAGTATACACTTCAATCAATAATCAATTCCATCGAAGAAGATGTATTTGATAGATTACAGGAATTCCATCTGGCTTATTCAATGAAAACAGGAGTAAACAAGGCAGAGCTATTACATATTTTACAAAAAAGGTTCCCTAAATCCTTGCTTGATTTTGTCGTAGAAAACGGAATCACAAATCGAATTTTTAAGCGGAAAGAACAATTCGTATCCCTAAAATCCTTTGTTCCCCATGTCCCGAAAAGCTGGGAAAAGCGGACCGACAATTTGCTAAAGGAATTAAAAAAGGATGGGCTTATGGTCCGGTATCTTAAGGATTATTTTTCTTCTGCAGGGATTCCAGATAACTTGGAGTTTGACTTAAAGAGATTCCTTGAAGACCAGGCATTAATCGTTCAGCTAGATGAGCAATTTGCCTATGTTGGGGACGTTTTCAGGGAAGCAGTTGATAAACTTCGGAGTCGAACAGGTACTGAATTTGAAGTCGGTGATGCAAAGGAAATTCTTGGCCTTTCAAGAAAATACATGATTCCATTTTTAGAAAGATTAGATGCTCAGGGTCTTACAAAGAGGGTAGAAAATAAACGTGTTTGGCAATAA
- a CDS encoding GNAT family N-acetyltransferase, which yields MIKEIDLHRCDLVKELFELQKASYLVEAKLINFFDIPPLKETMEALKGCGELFLGYFEDTKLVGALSYTIEGEELTICRMVVDPTHFRKGIAQRLLEEVEKKNKDLNVIKVSTGKDNPPAKKLYLKNGYRLVGDVEVVPGLFISNFKKTPSKK from the coding sequence ATGATTAAAGAGATTGATTTACATAGGTGTGACCTTGTCAAGGAATTGTTTGAACTGCAAAAAGCTTCTTATTTAGTGGAGGCAAAGTTAATTAACTTTTTCGATATTCCCCCACTGAAAGAGACAATGGAAGCGTTAAAAGGGTGTGGCGAATTATTCTTGGGCTATTTTGAGGACACAAAACTCGTTGGTGCGCTTTCCTATACGATTGAGGGAGAGGAACTGACGATTTGCCGAATGGTCGTCGATCCTACCCATTTTCGTAAAGGAATTGCACAAAGGTTGTTGGAGGAAGTAGAGAAAAAGAATAAAGATTTAAACGTTATTAAAGTATCGACAGGTAAAGACAATCCACCAGCGAAAAAACTGTATCTAAAAAATGGCTATAGGTTGGTTGGCGATGTTGAAGTAGTTCCAGGGTTGTTTATAAGTAACTTCAAAAAAACACCATCAAAAAAATGA
- a CDS encoding uracil-DNA glycosylase — protein sequence MTEFCPSLWPEEPTPEDQINCCKCGLDKHGSRMIWGEGNPEAPIMIILDNPGAREDREGNSIVCGTRQTLQKGASEFGLTMEDIYVTFILKRRPVRAYEKEKTRQTCMWHLDQQLMAKKPELILCLGNVAVQSFFQEPEAEVKKLRGTIHQVQGYPTAVGYHPLAVRRRPNLWSTFVEDWKLVAEHYQNKLT from the coding sequence ATGACAGAATTTTGTCCGTCCCTTTGGCCGGAAGAACCAACACCTGAAGACCAAATCAATTGCTGTAAATGCGGCCTAGACAAGCATGGTTCCCGAATGATTTGGGGTGAAGGAAACCCGGAAGCACCAATCATGATTATTTTGGATAATCCCGGCGCACGGGAGGATCGTGAAGGGAACTCCATTGTATGTGGGACAAGGCAAACTTTGCAAAAAGGAGCCAGTGAATTTGGCTTGACGATGGAAGATATATATGTGACCTTTATTTTAAAAAGAAGACCTGTTCGTGCCTATGAAAAAGAAAAAACAAGACAGACATGTATGTGGCATCTTGACCAACAGCTTATGGCAAAAAAGCCAGAGCTCATTTTGTGTTTAGGGAATGTTGCGGTTCAGTCGTTTTTCCAAGAGCCTGAGGCGGAAGTCAAGAAACTTCGCGGCACCATTCATCAAGTCCAGGGTTACCCCACTGCGGTAGGCTACCACCCATTAGCAGTTCGACGCAGGCCTAATCTTTGGTCAACATTTGTGGAGGATTGGAAATTAGTTGCGGAACATTATCAAAATAAACTAACATAG
- a CDS encoding histidine phosphatase family protein, whose translation MQGSTDIPLNEKGVQQAEECGVFLKRTSWDVIITSPLKRAKVTAEIINSSINIPLVVMEEFKEKFFGKRKD comes from the coding sequence ATTCAAGGAAGTACGGATATTCCGTTAAATGAAAAGGGCGTTCAACAAGCTGAGGAATGTGGCGTGTTCCTAAAACGAACTTCGTGGGATGTCATCATAACAAGTCCTCTAAAAAGGGCGAAGGTAACAGCGGAAATCATTAATAGCAGTATAAATATTCCGCTTGTTGTAATGGAGGAATTTAAGGAAAAATTTTTCGGGAAGCGGAAGGATTGA